A stretch of Arachis hypogaea cultivar Tifrunner chromosome 15, arahy.Tifrunner.gnm2.J5K5, whole genome shotgun sequence DNA encodes these proteins:
- the LOC112751516 gene encoding kunitz trypsin inhibitor 5, whose amino-acid sequence MKSSSSLIAIMICFAMMIGMAASAAEPVLDVTGQKLRSGVKYFILPVLRGRGGGLTVGSSVNSTCPIYVLQDKLEVTRGTPVTFTPSTPNKDGVILTSTDLNIKSTSAPKCKESSVWRLLKVLSGVWFISTDGVAGNPGVNTVANWFKIEKDGEDYNLSFCPSVCNCSTLCRPLGIYTDSDGTKHLSLSDQVPTFKVMFKKA is encoded by the coding sequence atgaagtCCTCATCATCACTCATAGCAATCATGATATGCTTTGCCATGATGATAGGAATGGCAGCATCAGCAGCGGAACCAGTTCTCGACGTAACCGGCCAGAAACTCAGAAGCGGAGTCAAATACTTCATTCTGCCAGTTCTCAGAGGCAGAGGCGGTGGCTTAACTGTCGGAAGCAGCGTGAACAGCACGTGTCCAATCTACGTCTTGCAAGACAAGCTCGAAGTGACACGTGGCACACCAGTGACCTTCACGCCTTCCACTCCCAACAAAGATGGCGTTATTCTAACTTCCACGGATCTCAACATCAAGTCCACGTCAGCACCAAAGTGCAAGGAGTCATCCGTCTGGAGGCTTCTGAAGGTGCTGAGCGGCGTGTGGTTCATAAGCACCGACGGCGTTGCCGGAAACCCTGGCGTCAACACCGTTGCCAACTGGTTCAAGATTGAGAAGGACGGCGAAGACTATAACCTCTCTTTCTGTCCTTCTGTTTGTAACTGCTCCACTCTGTGTAGGCCTCTTGGCATTTACACCGACTCTGATGGCACCAAGCACTTGTCTCTCAGCGATCAGGTTCCAACTTTCAAGGTCATGTTCAAGAAGGCTTAA